In a genomic window of Streptomyces koelreuteriae:
- a CDS encoding ABC transporter ATP-binding protein, giving the protein MTTDTQRPRPGAAILRTALRRNIGAMAAGTFLMGLYQAGETAFPIALGMIVEHTMQGERSLGALALSIAALAVIITTVSLSWRFGMRILQKANTTEAHRWRVKVAACGLQPVARDVDLKSGEVLTIATEDADQTADIVEVVPMLISSMVAVVVAAVALGMADIRLGLLVIVGTVAILSILSVMSRRIGSSTQEQQARVARAGAKVADLITGLRPLHGFGGNHAAFGSYRKVSTEARHQSIVVAKVNGVYAGTALALNAVLAGAVTLTAGWLAFDGRITIGELVMAVGLAQFIMEPLRLFSEMPKYVMIARASAERMALVLSAPPVTTPGSGRPAPGADLEIDCVRHGSLNKVRFQVAAGEFVAIAAYQPRAAADLAAVLAVNVPPDAYEGVVRVGGQELADLSVEAVREHLLVNPYDGEIFAGTLRTNIDPSGTSGSVPEAVEASMLTDVVALHRDGLDYGVRDRGANLSGGQRQRLSLARALAADTEVLVLHDPTTAVDAVTEQLVARNVAKLRRGRTTIVITSSPAFLDAADRVLVLDEGVVTAEDTHRNLLANDKAYCLAVAR; this is encoded by the coding sequence ATGACAACTGACACGCAGCGGCCCCGCCCCGGGGCCGCCATCCTCCGCACGGCCCTGCGCCGCAACATCGGCGCCATGGCCGCCGGCACCTTCCTCATGGGGCTCTACCAGGCCGGTGAGACGGCCTTCCCCATCGCGCTCGGCATGATCGTCGAGCACACGATGCAGGGGGAGCGGAGCCTCGGCGCGCTCGCCCTGTCGATCGCGGCCCTGGCCGTGATCATCACGACCGTGTCGCTGTCCTGGCGGTTCGGCATGCGGATCCTGCAGAAGGCCAACACGACCGAGGCGCACCGCTGGCGCGTGAAGGTCGCCGCCTGCGGCCTGCAACCGGTGGCCAGGGACGTCGACCTCAAGTCCGGCGAGGTCCTGACCATCGCCACCGAGGACGCCGACCAGACCGCCGACATCGTCGAAGTGGTACCGATGCTGATCAGCTCGATGGTCGCGGTGGTCGTCGCGGCCGTCGCGCTGGGCATGGCCGACATCCGGCTCGGCCTGCTGGTGATCGTCGGCACTGTCGCGATCCTGTCGATCCTCAGCGTGATGTCCCGGCGGATCGGCAGCAGCACCCAGGAACAGCAGGCCCGGGTGGCGCGGGCCGGTGCGAAGGTCGCCGACCTGATCACCGGCCTGCGCCCGCTGCACGGATTCGGCGGCAACCACGCGGCCTTCGGCTCCTACCGCAAGGTCAGCACCGAGGCGAGGCACCAGTCGATCGTCGTCGCCAAGGTGAACGGCGTGTACGCCGGCACCGCGCTGGCCCTCAACGCGGTCCTGGCCGGAGCCGTGACCCTGACGGCGGGCTGGCTGGCGTTCGACGGCCGGATCACCATCGGGGAACTCGTCATGGCCGTGGGCCTGGCGCAGTTCATCATGGAACCGCTCCGGCTGTTCTCGGAGATGCCGAAGTACGTGATGATCGCGCGGGCCTCGGCCGAGCGGATGGCGCTGGTCCTGTCGGCGCCGCCGGTCACCACGCCGGGGTCCGGGCGACCGGCCCCGGGCGCGGACCTGGAGATCGACTGCGTCCGCCATGGCTCCCTGAACAAGGTGCGCTTCCAGGTGGCGGCCGGCGAGTTCGTCGCCATCGCCGCCTACCAGCCGCGCGCCGCCGCCGACCTGGCGGCCGTCCTGGCCGTGAACGTCCCGCCCGACGCGTACGAGGGAGTCGTCCGGGTCGGCGGGCAGGAGCTGGCGGACCTGTCGGTCGAGGCGGTCCGCGAGCACCTCCTCGTGAACCCCTACGACGGGGAGATCTTCGCGGGCACCCTGCGCACCAACATCGACCCCTCGGGCACCAGCGGTTCGGTCCCCGAGGCCGTCGAGGCGTCCATGCTGACCGACGTGGTCGCCCTGCACCGCGACGGCCTCGACTACGGCGTCCGCGACCGCGGCGCGAACCTCTCCGGAGGCCAGCGCCAACGCCTCTCCCTGGCCCGCGCCCTGGCGGCCGACACCGAGGTCCTCGTCCTGCACGACCCGACGACGGCGGTCGACGCGGTCACCGAACAACTGGTCGCCCGCAACGTGGCGAAACTACGCCGAGGCCGCACGACCATCGTCATCACCAGCAGCCCGGCCTTCCTGGACGCGGCCGACCGGGTGCTGGTCCTGGACGAGGGCGTGGTCACGGCGGAGGACACCCACCGGAACCTCTTGGCCAACGACAAGGCGTACTGCCTGGCGGTCGCACGGTGA